TGGTGGATTGGAAAATGAAGACGGTTTGTTTCTATTGGAGCCTTTATTGCAGCCGTCAGCAGAGTTGGATCCCTTGTCTGAAGATGAACTCATAGGCTTAGCTTGTGCGTTCCGTGAGATTAGAGGCGAGAAAGCTGTTGAACTTTTAATAAGAATGAAAGCAAAATATTATAATCATTCATCTGAGCTGTTGCAATATATAGAAGAAGGGTTAAAGGCACTTTAGCAGTTTTTTAATTACTGAAAACCTTTGAACATTCATTCCTTAGTGTATAACGTATAATATAGCTGTTTAAAAGACCTCATTTCCTACTTATAGCGGAAACGAGGTCTTTTGCTTTTGCATGGATATAACAATCAAATGATCCTTCACCATCAACTATAGATTCAACCATGCTTGCTTTCTATCTGGCAGCAGCACTGGAACGCTTTTTATGTTGTTCTCCCCAGATCTTCATTTCCCTAATAATCGGCACTAATGTGCTTCCAAATTCGGATAGCGAGTATTCTACTTTTGGGGGAACTTGCGGATATACTTCGCGGTGTACAATCCCGTCTTCTTCCAGCTCTCGCAGTTGCAGCGTGAGCATTCGTTGCGTAATGGTTGGGCATATTTTGCGAAACTCATTAAATCGGAT
The DNA window shown above is from Paenibacillus sp. JQZ6Y-1 and carries:
- a CDS encoding winged helix-turn-helix transcriptional regulator, with translation MRDRRSGYGECPNEEGCPVEYTLDVIGGKWKGVLLYHMIEGPIRFNEFRKICPTITQRMLTLQLRELEEDGIVHREVYPQVPPKVEYSLSEFGSTLVPIIREMKIWGEQHKKRSSAAAR